A region of the Gimesia sp. genome:
TCGGTCAGAGCGCTATTTAAATCTCAACCACCACCAGAAAGTCCTGCCGACCAGGCCACCGCCTGATTTTTACCGCCAGCTCACGAAACCCACGATTGATGTCCGACCCTCCCACCACAGTTGAATCCCTTTCCGTCTCGCGGAAAATCTGGCGGGGAGTCAAATGGCTGTTGCTTGCGCTGGTCCTGTACTTCGTCTGGCAGCAGGGAGCGGAACTATACGCAGAGCAGGGGGACACGCTTACCGGTATCAGCATTGATCCGCTCTGGCTGGTTTTATCTGCAGCCTGTTATTTCATTGCCTGGTTACCCTCGGTCTGGTTCTGGCGTCAGTTGATTCTCAGTTCCGGAGAACAGGTTCGCTTCGGACCTGTCGCTCGCGCCTACTACTGCGGGCACCTGGGGAAATACATTCCCGGTAAGGTCTCGGTCCTCTTGATCCGGGCGACCCTGCTGAAAGATTTTGGCGTACGCGTTTCTGTTTCGGCCCTCACGGCTGCTTACGAGACGCTGGCTGTCATGGGAGTCGGGTTGGTTGTGTTCCTTTCCTTGATTCCGGTTGTGTTGAATGCAGAGCAGGTTCAGCAGTGGCCTGAGTGGATGCAGTCCGTACAGGCCCGTCCCTGGCTGGTTCCCGGTCTGTTTCTACTGGCGCTGTTTGTCTCTCTGCCACTGTTGTCTCGTCTGTTGAATCTGTTCGCGAAGAAATTTACAAAGTCCGATGTCAAAGCGACCGAGCCAGCTCCTCCCGCTGCTTTCTCTTTACGTTTGCTCTATGCGGGCGTGTTGTTGTTTCTTGTGAGCTGGACGCTGCATGGACTCAGCCTGGGTCTGGCACTCGCCTCCATCAACGGAGCGGGACTCGAATGGCAGGAATGGCCACGCTGGACCGCTGCAGTCTCCGCCGCGTATGCCCTGGGCTTTCTGGCGATTTTCGCACCTGCCGGCCTGGGAGTACGGGAAGGTCTGATCACCACGATTCTCGCCGGTTCCGCCCTGATTGGTCCTGCAAATGCGTTTGTCGCTGCCTTACTGATCCGGATCGTCTCATTTGCTAGTGAAATTCT
Encoded here:
- a CDS encoding lysylphosphatidylglycerol synthase domain-containing protein, which gives rise to MSDPPTTVESLSVSRKIWRGVKWLLLALVLYFVWQQGAELYAEQGDTLTGISIDPLWLVLSAACYFIAWLPSVWFWRQLILSSGEQVRFGPVARAYYCGHLGKYIPGKVSVLLIRATLLKDFGVRVSVSALTAAYETLAVMGVGLVVFLSLIPVVLNAEQVQQWPEWMQSVQARPWLVPGLFLLALFVSLPLLSRLLNLFAKKFTKSDVKATEPAPPAAFSLRLLYAGVLLFLVSWTLHGLSLGLALASINGAGLEWQEWPRWTAAVSAAYALGFLAIFAPAGLGVREGLITTILAGSALIGPANAFVAALLIRIVSFASEILAAFVLYYSFGKSTSDVDDSVQSAADSQSIDSL